The following coding sequences are from one Triticum aestivum cultivar Chinese Spring chromosome 5A, IWGSC CS RefSeq v2.1, whole genome shotgun sequence window:
- the LOC123108160 gene encoding UDP-glycosyltransferase 91D2, whose amino-acid sequence MDAGSASSSLRIVVVPWLAFGHLLPYLELSERLAERGHRVSYVSTPRNLARLPPLRPATAPRVDLVALPLPRVDGLPGGAESTNDVPDQQRELHWKAFDGLAAHFAEFMAAACADEATRPHWVIADCFHHWVAASAVEHKVPCAMLLPTAAVIAAAQPPSTEQSEARAETRPRYEQEDMAPMFDDQGASGMSLAQRWQLTKERSALGVIRSCVEWEPESFPLVPTLLDMPVVPLGLLPPSPDGGRRAGGANESSEHATVRWLDAQRPGSVVYVALGSEVPLPLEQVHELALGLELAGTRFLWALRKPSGAAVLDDGADMLPPGFQQRTRDQGLVTTGWVPQMSILAHAAVGGFLTHCGRNSLIEGLLFGHPLVMLPIFGDQGPNARQMEVKKVGLQVARDESDGSFDRHGVSSAVRAVMVDGEARRNFVAGAAKMQVVVANSERQERYIDEFVHHLRSHGAAIATDGKATTAATS is encoded by the exons ATGGACGCCGGATCGGCATCCTCGTCGCTGCGCATAGTGGTCGTCCCGTGGCTCGCGTTCGGCCACCTGCTCCCGTACCTGGAGCTCTCCGAGCGACTCGCCGAGCGCGGCCACCGCGTGTCCTACGTCTCCACGCCGCGCAACCTCGCGCGCCTCCCACCGCTGCGCCCCGCCACGGCCCCGCGCGTGGACCTCGTCGCGCTCCCGCTGCCCCGCGTTGACGGCCTACCCGGCGGCGCCGAGTCCACCAACGACGTCCCCGACCAGCAGCGGGAGCTCCACTGGAAGGCCTTCGACGGCCTCGCCGCGCACTTCGCGGAGTTCATGGCCGCCGCGTGCGCCGACGAGGCCACCAGGCCTCACTGGGTCATCGCCGACTGCTTCCACCACTgggtcgccgcctccgccgtcgaGCACAAG GTGCCATGCGCGATGCTTCTCCCGACTGCTGCTGTGATCGCTGCCGCACAGCCCCCGTCGACGGAGCAAAGTGAAGCGCGCGCCGAGACCCGCCCTCGTTACGAGCAGGAGGACATGGCTCCCATGTTCGACGACCAAGGCGCATCGGGTATGTCCCTCGCCCAGCGCTGGCAGTTGACCAAAGAGAGGTCCGCACTCGGGGTCATCCGGAGCTGCGTCGAGTGGGAGCCCGAGTCCTTCCCGCTGGTGCCAACTCTCCTCGACATGCCGGTCGTGCCACTCGGCCTTCTGCCGCCGTCACCCGACGGAGGCCGTCGTGCCGGCGGCGCCAACGAATCATCAGAGCACGCCACCGTGCGCTGGCTGGACGCGCAGCGGCCCGGCTCGGTGGTGTACGTGGCGCTGGGGAGCGAAGTGCCGCTGCCCCTGGAGCAGGTGCACGAGCTGGCCCTTGGGCTGGAGCTCGCCGGGACGCGCTTCCTTTGGGCTCTCCGGAAGCCCAGTGGCGCCGCCGTCCTGGATGACGGCGCCGACATGCTTCCTCCCGGTTTCCAACAGCGCACTCGTGACCAGGGGCTGGTGACCACGGGCTGGGTTCCCCAGATGAGCATCCTGGCGCACGCCGCCGTGGGCGGGTTCTTGACGCATTGCGGCCGGAATTCGCTGATCGAGGGCCTCCTGTTCGGTCACCCTCTCGTCATGCTGCCCATCTTCGGCGACCAAGGCCCGAATGCACGCCAAATGGAGGTGAAGAAGGTGGGGTTGCAGGTGGCGAGGGACGAGAGCGATGGGTCGTTCGACCGCCATGGCGTCTCGAGCGCGGTCCGGGCTGTGATGGTTGACGGAGAGGCCAGGAGGAACTTCGTGGCAGGTGCAGCGAAGATGCAGGTAGTCGTAGCTAATTCGGAACGGCAGGAACGGTACATCGACGAGTTTGTTCATCACCTTAGATCTCACGGCGCCGCCATTGCAACAGATGGCAAAGCCACTACAGCCGCTACTTCGTGA